In the Endozoicomonas sp. SCSIO W0465 genome, CATTGACCAAAGCGATCAACCAGATATTCCACGTGCCGGTAAAAGAGGGCGATTTTGATTTTCTGGAAGATCGCTGTCTGAAAATCCAAATTACCGATATCAACGTCAGCTTCTATATCAGCTTTGATGGCAGACAGCTGTCCGCTACCACGCCACGACGCTTTGACGTTGACATTCATGATGTTGAATTCCAGGGCGACAGCAAATCATTCCTGAAACTGGCCAGCCGCCAGGAAGACCCGGACACCCTGTTCTTTCAGCGAAGCCTGATGATTGAGGGTGACACTGAACTGGGGCTTGGGGTAAAAAACCTGCTGGATAGCCTGGAGTTAGAGCAGTTGCCCATTCCGGTGCAGAAGCTTGCCTGGCTTGGGCAACAGCTGCAGAAAAAAATACAGCCAATCCCGGCCCACTAAATACGCTTCGACGTTTATAGCCTGCTCTTATCCCGCAAAAAGAGCGGGCTAAAACACCTCGTCCTTCTTCGAGTTTGTGAATACATAATCGTTATAAAATAAAGTTCTTAAAAATTATACGACATTCCCTAGCAAAATCTTAATACCACTTCTAAGCTTGCTCACATCAATAGAGACGACACTGTCTTTTCAATAAACACTGCTAATGAGATGACTTAAGACACAGAGTGGCTGATAAACCAACTGCCTGCTTTCAACTGTTAATCTGACTTACGCTTTGCCACAAAATGCGTTTTGCTGTTTGGCTGGCTTGCGCCAATGCCGAGGGTTTCTTTTATTCTTTTTATGACTGAAACCTGAGACAGCTAAAAAGAGGATTGGCGGTAGCGTTGTTTTTTTGCCTTAAAAATTACAGAACTCAACTTAAGTAGTTAAAAGTTTGCTTATGGATATTTTGATCGTACTATCAGGCAGACAAAGAAAGAGATCCTTAATCTATTATAAGTGGGTCTTGAACTAAAACGTCCCCAACCTATGAAGTATGTCAATATCACTGATGAAGCTGTTGTATTAACTTTGAAATACGCCAAGCACTACGGCCCTCTGAGGTGTATCAGGGAAAGAGCTCATGGTCTTCTATTGAGTAATCGAGGCTTTACCCTTGAGCAAATTGCAGAAATCCTTGAGATTAAATATCAGACCGTTTCCCAATGGATTGATGATTGGGAGGACTATGGTATTCGTGCATTGTATAAGAAACATGGTGGTGGAAGATCTTGCATATATGATGAATCTGAAGTGCAACGCATAAAAGAGTTAGTAGCAGAAGAGCCTCGTCGTTTATCGTATGTAAAATCCAAAATTGAGGATGAGACCGGTAAATCCTCATCAAAACTTACTCTGGCCAACATCGTAAAAAAGTTAGGACTGGTTTACAAAAGACTCCGTAAATCGTGCAAACATAAACGGGACGAAGAGCATTTCCAGCGTTGTAAAACTGCACTGAAAGACGCCCAGGAACCCCCTGTGTCAGCATAGTTGTCGCCTCTCCTGAAATTAGAAATCTCAACAGGGGGCGGTCTATGAGTAATCAATGGCCCGCTATTCAGAAGAGTTCAAAGAGTCCATCATTCAGAAGATGATGCCACCCAATAATGTGCCAGTTTCGCAGTTGGTACGTGAGACTGGTATCTCTGATGTGACCCTGTACACTTGGCGAAAGAAAGCAGTATCTAAAGGAGTGCCTGTGCCGGGCGACGGAAAGAATCCAGATCAATGGACAACTGAAAACAAGTTAGCCGTAATCATTGAAACGGCTGCGTTAAATGAAGCAGAAATGGCTGAATACTGTCGTAAAAAAGGTCTGTTTGCTGAACAAATTCAGCAGTGGAAGGCTGCCTTTATTAACAGTGTTTCTGTCCAGCCTGAAAGTCAGTCAAAACAGCGTAAGGCGCTGTCTGACGAACACAAAAAAGATAAGAAAACCATCAAAAAGCTTGAGCGTGAACTCAATCGCAAGGACAAGGCGTTAGCAGAAACTGCTGCCTTGCTGGTACTCACAAAAAAGGCCCAAGAGATCTGGGGGGCGCCAGAGGACGATTAGTCTCTCTCCCGGATCGACAAAATGCTGTTAGCCTGATTAAACAGGCAGTTAAAGATGGGGCTCGTCAGTCAAAAGCCTGCAAAGCCCTTGGTCTTACAGAAAGAACTGTACAACGCTGGATGCAGGGTGATGACGTGCGCGCAGATAATCGCAAAAATGCTGACAGGCCAGAACCGGTTAACAAGTTTTCTGAAGCTGAGCGACAGGCGATTGTTGACGTCTGTAACAGCGAGCGGTTCAAAAGCCTTCCGCCCAGCCAGATTGTGCCCACATTGTTAGATGAAGGTCTCTATATGGGGTCTGAAAGGACATTTTACCGGGTGTTGGAGGAAACAGGGCAACAGCATCATCGGGGCAGTGCTGCCAAGCCAAACAGGTATAAGCCAACGTCCTGGTGTGCTACCGGACCCAACCAGGTCTGGTCCTGGGATATTACCTATCTGCGCTCTCCGATACGGGGGCAGTTTTATTACCTGTACCTGGTGATAGACATCTTTAGTCGTATGATTGTTACATGGGAAATTCATGAAACCGAATCAGCTGAGCATGCATCAGAAATGATCACTAAAGCCTGTATCAAACAGGGAATTGCAGCCTTGGAGTGGCCACTGGTTCTGCACTCAGATAATGGTAGTCCCATGAAGGGTGGCACTATGCTGTCAACACTGCAGCGTCTTGGGGTCGTGAGCTCATTCAGTCGTCCCCGGGTCAGTGATGATAACCCCTTTTCCGAGGCCATATTCAGAACCCTGAAATACCGCCCTGGTTATCCGCGCACGCCATTTGCTGATCTTGAAGCAGCACGTAGCTGGGTGCATGGTTTTGCCCAATGGTACAACGAAGAGCACAAGCACAGTGGGCTGAAATTTCTGACACCCGGGCAAAGGCATCGTGGTGAAACCAAGGTGCTTATGGCTAACCGCAGAAAGGTTTATGAACAAGCCAAAGAACGTCACCCAGAGCGCTGGGGAAAGAGGTCAACAAGGAACTGGGATCTGGCTGATGAAGTCTGGTTGAATCCCGACAGACCTGCTGATGATCAACTAAGCAAAGCCGCTTAAGTTGAGGCGACAACTATGTTGACAAACACCGGGAAGCTGAGCGCAAAGGGTTAATAAACTTGTTTTATTTTGATGAGTCCGGATTTACTCAAGAACCTTGTGTGCCATATGGCTGGCAGGAAAAAGGAAAGCAGCTCAGAATTCCATCAGTCAAAAGTAAGCGCATCAACGTGCTGGGCTTTATGAATCGGAGCTGTGAGCTGTTTCATTACCCTGTTGTGGGCTCTGTGAATAGTGATACAGTGATTGCAGCCTTTGACGACTTCGCAGAGAAAATGGAGGATGAAAAATACAGTTCAAATGACCGCTACACCGTAGTTATGGTGGACAATGCCAGTATTCATACCAGCAAAAAGTTTCGTGACAGAATCGCTGACTGGACTCTTGAGAAAAAGTTACTGATCTGCTTTCTTCCAACATATTCACCTGAACTCAATCTGATTGAGATCCTGTGGAGGAAAGTAAAGTATGAATGGCTCAATCTATTGTCAATCAAGAGTTTCACGGAATTTGAAAAGGAAGTTGAACGAGTGTTCGCTTCATTTGGAGAGAGTCATATGATTTCGTTTGCAAATACTAAATAATCGTTCAGTCAATTTATCCGAAAGCAAATTATCAACTACGTAATTTCTCAAAAACTGCTGGCAGCACCACACGGAAGATGACGTGAAGCCTCCTCAATCAGGTTACTCAATCTCGGAAATAACCCATCGCCCATTAGTCGGCTTTTCAGATAATCCCAAAAAGAGAGACCATACAGGCGACACGTTTTTTTCAGGCTGGCAAAGGTGTCGCGACATTGCCGCCCCAAATCGCTTCGCGTCCCACTACTGATCTTTCGTCGTTTAACATATTCTCGTATCTGACTCTCGCTCAGGTTGTTGTGCAGCGGTAAGCTCGGGTCATCCAGAACCAGTAATAGCTCTTCCTTGATTACAGCCAACCCTGACAGAGCATCCTGAAGAAGCCCACTGCACGTTTGGGTTTGGATCAGCGCCTGGAACCCCTGTCGTACTTTTATTGCCTTTTTTTCAGTTGGCTCTGTCTTGAAGTCTTTAAGGTCATCGTAAATGGCCCAGAACCATGTCCGAAGCCATTTCTGAGCCATGGCCTGCTGATCATTGACCGGATGAACTTTTGCCAGCCCTCGCTCTGCATGTATCCAGCACTGGCTGTGTTTGAAAACGTCGAACTGCCTTGCCCCATCACTGAAGGTGGTAAGATGTCCTGCTCCATGCTGTATCAGGCTGCCATAAATCATGGCTTCACTGGCCTGCTGGCGCCGTCTACCAGTTAGTCTCAGGTCTTTCATACATTCTTCCCAGGCTTCATGGCTCAGGAAGGTGACGCCTCTGTATGGATTAAGAACGCGTAGCCACTTTTTGGGGTAATCCAGTTTTTCCAGATAGATCAAGGCATCGTCGGTGAACGTGTAAGTTGACCATGGGCGGTGCAGTAGGCTTACGAAATTTTCCCGGCTTTTGCTGTCTGTGCTCTCGAACCAGGCAAAGGACTCGTTATTGATGATGGTGCAGTAACCGTTCTTCCCCTTATGCCTTGTTCCCGTGTCGTCTGTCTGGATATAACTTGAACAGCGAATACCTGTAGTCAACAGCTCATCTTTCTCAGCATGGAACTGCTCGTGTCCTTTCGTCAGAAGCTGGCTGAGTTCCCCGCTGGAAATAGAGATTCCAATGTCCCATAGCCAGTCCAGCAGTTCTGGCTGGGTAACGGAGCAACCATGATACTGGTGCAGAACGTAGGCCTGCAGCATTGGCCCGTAATGATGTCCATGAAGGCTGGCTGGCGGTTTGGCCGTAATGGTTTGTCCATCGGGTGTCACCCATTGCTCTAAAAGATATTCAATACTGGATGTTTGTATTGTCAGTTCCTGAACATGAAAAGGGGTGGTTCCATTCCTGATTGATCCCTCCGGAACATCAGTGGCAGCAATGGGTATGGATTTTTCCGCCGATGGCTTTCGGGGCTGTTTACGCTGCTTTCTGGTTTTCTCGTTGGGCTTCTTAACCTTCTGCTTTGACGAGGTGTCTGGGCTGGCTCCATCGTTACCCTCAGGAGCGGATGGATCTCCATCAGGGCTGCCGGTGTCATCATCGGGAGGTTTGGTGTTTGGTTTGATGTCAGGCTTTGCGGGCAGTTTTTTTAGACGACGAATCTCTGCTTCAAGCAATTCTATCTGCTCTTTGAGCTGAATGATCTGCTCTTGCTGCTGAGTGATGAATCTCAGTAGATCTTCAGGTTGTAACTGCTGGTGTTCTAGAAAAGCCATGGTGAGAGGATAGACGACTGACCGAAATTATCCTGCTTCCAGCACTTTTTGAGAAATTACTCAACTACTTAATAACAATAATAACAATAATAACAATGATAGGGTTGATTCCTGTACTCGACTTTAGAGTTTTAAGAGCACAATAGTTCCGGCGCATAATCTGCTAAAAGCAACCATCCCCAATGACGAAATTCGAGATGGTTGCCATGCTCACTTCAGATCATCAAGTAATCCTCAGGGAGCTCGCTTCATATACAACCTTTCTTGCTGGAGCGCTATCATCAACTGCAGTACCAACGTTCTGCGAACTGCTGTTCGGTTGCATGCTTTCAGCCGACGGCTTTGTTACACAGGCGTTGTTAACAATTGATTTTCATTGTGTGTGGAGCAGCTACCACCACTGGCTATCTCAGGGCAAGTGGCAATGGAAGAACTTGGCACGCCACTTGATCCGTCTGGTCTGCTCCAAAGCTCCTGAGAATCAACCTGTGGTCCTGGGGCTTGATGACTGGGTAATCGAACGGTTTTCCGACAAAGCCCCTGCTTGTCGTACACATCATCAACACAGCAAGAAACGCAATCGGCCGACGTACATCTGGGGGCAGTGTTGGGTTTCCCTGGCCATCATATTTGAGCGGGCTGCAGATGAAGTATTTACCGCCATACCGGTGATCTCATTTCCGACACCAGCTTCAGGTAACACCAGCAAACTGAAAATTGCCGTGGCCATGCTCAGGGTGGTACGCAATGAAGTGAAGGATCGAGTGCTACGCCTGCTAACCGATTGCTGGTATATGAACTGGACACTGATAAAGCAGCTCTGGAAATGAACATAGAAGTTGTTGGTCAGATACCTTCAAATCGGGCCCTCTATGCTTTGCCGCCAGCACCCACCGTAAAGAAGCGAGGGCGCCCAAAAAAGTACGGCATCAAGATGACGACAGAACAGGTTAAGAAACTGCCGGAAGAAAAAGCAACAGTATGGATGTACGGCAAATTTCGCAAAATACGTTATCGTACCCTGATCTGTCGCGCCAGATTCCTTAAAGGTCGTGAAGTACGCGTCGTCTGGAGTCGCTTTGAAAATGACAAAGGTCTGACCGAAAGCAGAATATTCATCTCGACCAATCCGGAACTTGAGGGACTGGAGGTGCTTCGTGCCTATTCCCGGAGATGGCCGGTAGAGCCAATGTTTCACCAACTCAAACATGCTTTTGGCTGTTGCCATTTATGGCAGCAGAAATTGCGAACACTGCTTCGATGGATGCATTTGAAAATGGCAGGCTATGCATTATTGCAGTTATTAACCGTTTGTAAAAATCAGGCATGTCTGAATATTTCTCGGATACCCTGGAGAAGCCCGGATACAACCACTGCAGGCATGATGAAAATTGCTCTTTCAGGAATTATTCCGAGGTTCTCTATTCGCAAGGGCTGGAACAGATATAAGCAAAAATATGAGTTCAATTTTCGCGATCTGATCGACCAGTTAATACCGGATAATTCAGAAGCAGCATAACTAAAGGCTTTTAGGCAAAAAACGGAAGTAATAACGAACTTGGAAAAACAGTTCACTGATTTCGGCTTGCTTCACTATAAAAAGCTGACCGAATTATCGTTTTATACAGACTCTAAAGTCGAGTTCCTGTAAAAGAATATTGGATTTGGCTCTTGTAGGATTTCAGACTGCTACTGGGTTGAACATTGCTGAAGCCCTTTATCTACAAAGGTTGTCAGCATATTGTCCGGTAATGTTGCCCAATCCTTGTTTTTCGTGACCTACAGTCAGTTTTCACTGTAGAGCAGTTCGTAATCAAAATAGAGCCTTGGATTTTAACATCACAAATATTCGATTCCTAACAAGATGCAGCACTTCGTGTTTTCACCAAAACTTAGACCTAACAAATGAGGTCATATGTTCAGAAATGCCTACCATGAACTAATTGAAACCTATCGAAAAAAAAATCTGGTTATTAATCTCGCATGGGATGACATTAAAGTACGTTATGCCCGATCAGTAATAGGTCCCTTTTGGCTGGTAATGACCACAGCAATCAGCGCCTTAGGTTTAGGTTATGTCTGGAGCATACTCTTCAATCAAAACAAATCGACTTTTATTCCAGCGTTATGTATAGGCCTGGTTATCTGGCAATTTCTTTCGTCGTGTATAATGGAAACTCCGAACTGTTTTATCGTGAACACAGCTATTATCCGGAATACCATAAACCCGATATTGATTTATCCACTGGTGGCAATCATCAGAAATCTAATTATTCTGGCACATAACTTTTTAATTATATTTATTGTGTTTTGTCTATATCCACCAAACTTTGGATATAACACCTTTTTGATCATTCCGGGACTTATACTGGTTATTGGAAATTTAATTTGGATCTCAGTCATTCTTGGATTTTTAGGTGCGAGATATCGAGATCTCTCACCAGCCATCACATCAATGATGACAATCCTGTTCTTTCTAAGCCCGGTTATCTACAAACCAGATCAACTGGGTCTTAAAGCAATGGTTATATGGTTAAACCCGTTTACTTATTTGATCAGTGCAATCCGGGACCCGCTTACAGGTCATGCAAGCCCATCATTTTCCTATGTTGTGATGACAAGTACCTTGATAATCGGATTTATGGTTATGGCAATCATGATTGAAAAATACCGATATCGAATCCCTTACTGGCTTTAGGGAGCAGGAATGACCTTTATCAAGCTTGAAAGTGTCTCTCTGGAATACCCTCTATACAATACAGAAAGCACTTCAATAAAGCATCATTTGCTACGTATGGCTACAGGTGGACGGATAGCCATAAACTCACGAAAAAATACAGTAGTTAGAGCACTAACTAATATCAATTTGGATATTAGAAGTGGTGATCGCATTGGCATAGTTGGTCATAATGGAGCTGGTAAATCGACCCTGCTTCGATGTATAACCGGAATTTATCAGCCAACCTCCGGTACGATCAAACGTCAAGGGTCAATTGCTCCATTAATAGAAATTGGAGCAGGTATGGAGCCTGAATTATCAGGTTACGACAATATAAAACGCTTATTGCGACTGCAAAATATAACAGATAATGAATCCCAATCATTAACCCAAAGTATTGCAGAATTTTCAGAGCTTCAGGATTTCTTATCACTACCAATTCGTACTTACTCATCAGGAATGTTGATGCGGTTAATGTTTTCAGTATCGACTGTAAGTACGCCTGATATTTTAGTAATGGATGAATTTTTTAGTGTGGGTGATGATAGCTTCAGGAATAGAGCAGAATCAAAACTAACTGAGCATATAAATAATTCTTCAATTTTAATTTTTGCATCCCATAACATGGAATTATTAAAAAAATTTTGCAATAGTTTTGTAAGACTTGAGTGTGGAACTATAGATATTTCAGACTTATGATAAAACTTGGAATCATATCATCATTCAATATAATGTGTGGGAATGCAACTTACACTAAAGCAATAATTGATGGGATTCAGGAATATTATGATATAGAGCCCATAGAAATACCTGTCAGTCTACAGAAAAATCATAATTCAAAAAATATCAAAGAAATTATTGAAAAATTAAAATCATTTGATGCTGTTAACCTACAGCTTGAGCTGAGTCTATATGGACCAACACCAAAATTGGCCACAGCACTTGTCCAAAAAATGATTAATACAAATAGAATAAAATCAATAACAATGCACCGAGTTGAAGAGGAAACACCTAACATAATAAAAACAATATATCAAAGCTATAAAATCCATGGTTTCAAAAATCTTACTGATAATCTTTTAATGAATTATGTAAAAAAAAACATTTATAAAAGTTACAAAGAAATAATAATTACAGCATGTAAAAAAAAAATTGTATTTATTGTTCATACAAATAGAGAGAGAAGTAGAATAGCAAGAATTCGTAGAGATGCTAAAGTTTTTGTGCATCCAATTTTATGGCCAGAAAATATCAAATCTAAGAATAATATCATACTAAAAGAAAGGTTTAATAATGATAACAAGGTAATAGGCGTTTTTGGTTTTGTATCCCATTACAAAAACTTTCTACAAGTGGCGAGAGTTGCAAAAAGGGAAGATTATAATTTAGTAATAGCCGGATCAACCCATCCAACGAATCAAGGTTATGGTAAATTAAATGATAAAAATAATGCTTCATGGTTAGTATCTAATGAATTATATGGTAAAGATACACACTACAAAGGTTATTATATTTTAACTGCACCCGAAGATGATATTTTTCTAACATTAATAGAGAATGTTGATTTAGTAATTATCCCTTATTTGGAAACAGAACAGTCAGGTAGTGGGATTGCCAGCCTTGCTATCCAATATGGTAAAAGGGTTATTTTTTCAGATACAGCTCTAATCACAGAATTAAACTATTTCTTAAATAAAAAACCTTTTTTATTTGATGTAAACTCAGATGCCAGCATGGTCTCTGCCATTAAAGATGCACTGTACTTTCAAAGTGCATATGAAATTAAGTTTGAAGGTTATAGTTTTTCTTCAAATATCAAAACTTACATTGATTCTCTTGGCATAAATGAGGTACCCATATGACCAGGGTGCTTATTACAGGTATAACAGGCATGGTTGGTTCTCACCTGCTTGATTATTTAATTGATCAAACAGACTGGATAATATATGGGGTTTTACGTTGGAGATCTTCGCTAGACAATATACGTCAACATATTAAACGTATAAATAACGGTGATCGCATACATCTGCTATATGCAGATCTTCGAGATAGCATGTCCATAGACCATGCTGTTCAAATTTCACTTCCGGATTATGTATTTCATTTAGCAGCCCAAAGTTATCCGAAAACTTCCTTTGATAGCCCACTGGACACAATGGACACCAATATTCAAGGAACGGAAAGATTGCTAGGTGCACTTAGAAGACACAGCAAAGAGGCTATCATTCATATTTGCTCAAGTTCAGAAGTCTTTGGTCGCGTCTCCAGTGACAAGCTACCAATTAATGAAGAGTGTACATTCCACCCTGCTTCTCCCTATGCCATTTCAAAGGTTGGTACAGATCTGATTGGCCGATATTATGCAGAAGCTTATGGTATGTGCGTAATCACAACTCGAATGTTCACACATACCGGGCCGAGAAGGGGAGATATATTTGCAGAGAGTAGCTTTGCGAAACAAATAGCAATGATTGAAGCAGGCATGATTGATCCTGTTGTTAAAACTGGCAATCTCGACTCACTAAGAACATGGGCAGATGTAAGGGATGCTGTTCGTGCTTATTATATGATGTTAACTATCAACCCTACTCCTGGTGAATATTACAATATTGGTGGTGTTTTCACACTCTCAATACGTGATATGCTCTCAAAGCTGATTGGCCTAGCGAAATACTCTCCCATTGATGTGGAAACTGAACCTGAAAGATTGCGGCCAATCGATGCGGACCTTCAAGTACCTGATACTAATAAATTCAAAAATCATACAGGTTGGGAGCCAACAATAAAGTTTGAAAAAACAATGGAAGACCTACTTAACTATTGGCGAGAGCAGGTAAATCTTAAAAAATACTTTTTAACAAGGTGATAAAAAATTGAAACATATACTGGTTCTTACATCAATTCACGGTGAGCAACCCGTCTTAGATAAGATTCGTACCGGAGTTGAAGCAAATAATTGGCAATGTGTTATTGCAGGAGACACTATATCAAAGCCAATACGCAGTTCCGAATCATTAACATTTTACTCAATTATTGATCAGCTATCTAGCAGTTACTCTTATGCGAAACTGGCCCCAACGAGAAATTATTGCAGAAAGAATCTGGCTTACCTTAAAGCAATGGAAATGGGAGCAGATGTTATTGTCGAAACAGATGATGATAATTTACCATACGATATTTTTTTTAAAGATCGCGAACATACATTTGACGTTAGAATGACTCATGAAAAAGGGTTTATTAATATTTATAGGTATTTTACGGAAAACCAAAAAATATGGCCGCGTGGGTTTAGCCTTGAAGATATCCAAAGAGATCTCACTGATTTCAATTATTTAAATATTGAAAAAAAATATTGTCCTATCCAAAATGGACTAGTTGATGGGGAACCAGATGTGGATGCGATATACAGGTTGATATTAGATCTTCCATTTCAGTTTGAACACAAAAATAGAAAAATAGCATTAAGCAAAAATTCGTGGTGTTCATTCAATACTCAAAACACTAGTTTCTTCAAAGAATTCTTTCCGCTGATGTACCATCCTGCAACACCAATGTTTAGAGAAGCTGATATTGTCCGATCTTTTGTTATTCAACGAATCTTAAAAGAGTTTGATTTATCAATGATGATTCATTCAGCCACAGTCTATCAGAGTCGTAACTATCACTCTTTGATAGATGATTTTCGCCAAGAAGTGAGATTGTATTCTTACATCAAAAAAATATGCCAAGAGCTTAACGAAACTGAAATACATAGCAAAAAGACAAAGTTTAAAGAAAGCATGAAGAAATGCTACCAAATATTCAAACCTTATAGAATCGTAACTGAATCAGAATTCAGTTTAATTGATGCTTGGTTTGATGACTTAGAACTAATAGGTATAGTATGAAAGAAACATCCGATGAGATTAATTGTTACAAAATAAAATATAATAAAATAAACAATATAAACGTTTTAATATCAGGTGAGTTTTCATACACTCCTTTGGGGAGACACACTTTATCATTTCTGCATACACTTAAAAACGATTCATCTATTAATATTTTCTTGGATGTGATAGTGCATGAGTCTGCTGAAAATGATTATTTAACTTTGATGAATAATCGTGAATTCAAACCTGCTAACAGCAAAGATTTTTATTTTCAGTATGATTTTGTGTTTTATACACACATAATTCCAAATAACTATGATGTATGCCAGTATACACGACTAAATTTTTCAAAAAGGAATGGACATATCCGAGGTTACTATTGCGTTTATGATGGCACAATCCCACCTTTGCACTGGATTGACTTCATAAATAATAAATTCGATATATGCCTGACTCCATCAAGATTTATTGCCCAATCATTAATCTACTATGGCGTTAAAATATGCTGTTTTGGACTTCACTGCTTAGTTATAAATGAAGATTACCTATTATACTCTAAGAAAATCAACAACCGTGTATTTAAATTTGGTTTTATCGGAACTGTGGACTTTAAAAAAGATGTACCACTTTTGATTAATGCATTTTCTAATGAATTTAAATCAAATGAAGATATCGAGCTACATCTTCATCTAACAGGAATACCAGATTCATTAATGCGTAGAGAGATAAAATCCGCTATAGCTAATTCGAAGAAATCAAAATCATGTATCACCATAACTGAAGGCCATCTTCCACAAAATGAAATAGAAGATATTTTCAAATCATTTGATGCTTATGTATTCCCACAAAAAATTACAGGATATTTTACTACAATAGCTGAAGCGCTTAGTATAGGGTTACCAGTGGTAACATCATCAATCCCACCTCTTCTTGAAATTCTTGATTATATAGACACTAAAAATAATATATTTTGGGTTGATAGCAAGAATTTTGCGCCTTCATTCCATAGTTTCTCTCATTATATGTTATTAGGAGCTTGTTTTGAGTCTTTGCAAACAGACTTACAGAAAACATTAAGAAATGTTTTTAACAATCGAAATTATCTTTTAAACGATAAATTAGTTCAAAAAAGAAAAAAAGCAGGAAAAAAACTATCTGAAAGTCAGCTATCTTCTGTGTGGATAAAATTAATAAAACCAGAATCAATTGGAGTCACTATTTCCTATTTTGATTTATACAATAACATACTATTCTTAAATCAAACTTTATTTGACAAGTATAAAAAGATTTATCCCACAATAGAAATCAATGATTGTCTTGTTACTAGAAGAGCCAAGGAAAATTCATTTTGGTATTTGAATACTAAAGAACATGACTTAATTGAGAAAATATCTAAATATCATCAATCCCTAATACTCTCTATGATTAATGATTCGAAACATAATAATTTCTATGAGCGATCAATAGAGAGAGAGCTTCTATCTATTATAAAACGTTTCTTGTTTTTAATTTGCAAACTATTATCATCAAAAAAAAACATCGAAACACTCTCTAAAAAAATATTCAAAAGACTGAAGCTTTTTATTGCATTAAACTAAGAACAACCTCTTATCAATAATCTACAAATACACTCGTATACTGATTTTTTTATATAAGGTATAAATTGAAAATGATGATTAAAAATAGGAAGATATTATTAACTGGATCAAACGGTTTAGTTGGCTATAACTTATTAAACTTACTAAGTAATAACGGATGGAAAAATATTGTCCCGATTGAAAGATCTCAGTGCGATTTGACAAAGCAAAAAGAAACATTAGAGCTGTTCCAATACCATAAGCCTGAATATATATTCCATTGTGCAGCAAAAGTCTATGGCATCATGGGCAATATGTGTAACAAAGCTCAGTCATTTTATGAAAATATTATGATTAACACCAATGTTATTCAGGGAGCACATTTGGCTGGTACTAAAAAGATAACCGTTATGGGAACTGGTTGTGTCTACCC is a window encoding:
- a CDS encoding ABC transporter ATP-binding protein, whose product is MTFIKLESVSLEYPLYNTESTSIKHHLLRMATGGRIAINSRKNTVVRALTNINLDIRSGDRIGIVGHNGAGKSTLLRCITGIYQPTSGTIKRQGSIAPLIEIGAGMEPELSGYDNIKRLLRLQNITDNESQSLTQSIAEFSELQDFLSLPIRTYSSGMLMRLMFSVSTVSTPDILVMDEFFSVGDDSFRNRAESKLTEHINNSSILIFASHNMELLKKFCNSFVRLECGTIDISDL
- a CDS encoding GDP-mannose 4,6-dehydratase, yielding MTRVLITGITGMVGSHLLDYLIDQTDWIIYGVLRWRSSLDNIRQHIKRINNGDRIHLLYADLRDSMSIDHAVQISLPDYVFHLAAQSYPKTSFDSPLDTMDTNIQGTERLLGALRRHSKEAIIHICSSSEVFGRVSSDKLPINEECTFHPASPYAISKVGTDLIGRYYAEAYGMCVITTRMFTHTGPRRGDIFAESSFAKQIAMIEAGMIDPVVKTGNLDSLRTWADVRDAVRAYYMMLTINPTPGEYYNIGGVFTLSIRDMLSKLIGLAKYSPIDVETEPERLRPIDADLQVPDTNKFKNHTGWEPTIKFEKTMEDLLNYWREQVNLKKYFLTR
- a CDS encoding STELLO glycosyltransferase family protein, translating into MKHILVLTSIHGEQPVLDKIRTGVEANNWQCVIAGDTISKPIRSSESLTFYSIIDQLSSSYSYAKLAPTRNYCRKNLAYLKAMEMGADVIVETDDDNLPYDIFFKDREHTFDVRMTHEKGFINIYRYFTENQKIWPRGFSLEDIQRDLTDFNYLNIEKKYCPIQNGLVDGEPDVDAIYRLILDLPFQFEHKNRKIALSKNSWCSFNTQNTSFFKEFFPLMYHPATPMFREADIVRSFVIQRILKEFDLSMMIHSATVYQSRNYHSLIDDFRQEVRLYSYIKKICQELNETEIHSKKTKFKESMKKCYQIFKPYRIVTESEFSLIDAWFDDLELIGIV
- a CDS encoding glycosyltransferase — protein: MKETSDEINCYKIKYNKINNINVLISGEFSYTPLGRHTLSFLHTLKNDSSINIFLDVIVHESAENDYLTLMNNREFKPANSKDFYFQYDFVFYTHIIPNNYDVCQYTRLNFSKRNGHIRGYYCVYDGTIPPLHWIDFINNKFDICLTPSRFIAQSLIYYGVKICCFGLHCLVINEDYLLYSKKINNRVFKFGFIGTVDFKKDVPLLINAFSNEFKSNEDIELHLHLTGIPDSLMRREIKSAIANSKKSKSCITITEGHLPQNEIEDIFKSFDAYVFPQKITGYFTTIAEALSIGLPVVTSSIPPLLEILDYIDTKNNIFWVDSKNFAPSFHSFSHYMLLGACFESLQTDLQKTLRNVFNNRNYLLNDKLVQKRKKAGKKLSESQLSSVWIKLIKPESIGVTISYFDLYNNILFLNQTLFDKYKKIYPTIEINDCLVTRRAKENSFWYLNTKEHDLIEKISKYHQSLILSMINDSKHNNFYERSIERELLSIIKRFLFLICKLLSSKKNIETLSKKIFKRLKLFIALN